The sequence TGCGGGCGAACTGGGGGTGGCCGGCGCGGTTGGTGAGGGTCCGGAAGCGTGTAGTGGCGTAGCTCGGGTTGATCGGTTCGCCGTCTTTGCGGGTGAGCACGTAGCCGGACTCGACCCACACCTTCCCGGCGGCGTGCCGCTTGTCGCGTTGGGCGAGTTGGTGGCGGCGGTGTGCTCGCAGGATTCGGACAGTGTGCTTGTCGAGGGCGACGGCGCGGCGGCTGGCGGCGGTCTTGGGTTCGCCTTCGACGACGGTGTAGCCGGCGGTGGTGCGCTGACGTTCGACGAAGAGCAGCCCCCGTTCGAGGTCGACCGCGGCCCACGCCGCCGAGTATCTGGGAGGCCATGACCACGGCCAGGGTGCGCCGTTGCAGTGCGTCGGGTTCTCGATGGTGCTGGTGGAAGTTACGTGGGGGTGGGTTCCTTGTTGCGGGGGTGGGTTTCGTACATGCGGGCCCCGACGAGCAGTCCGGACGCGGCGGTGAGGGCGGCGACGGTCCAGACGGCGGCGCGGATGCCGGCGAGGTCGGCGACGATGCCGGCGAGTAGGGCGCCGACGGCGAAGCCGCCGTCGCGCCAGAGTCGGTAGACGCCGACGGCGCGGGCCCGCCAGCGGGGATGGGCGGCGTCGGAGATCGTGGCCAGCAGCGTTGGATAGACCGCAGCTGTGCCGGCGCCGAGCAGTACCGCAGCCAGCGCCCATACCGTGAACGAGTCGGCGACCGCGATTGTCGCGAGGGCGGCGGCCTGGGCGAGCATGCCGGCGACGATGAACGGTTTACGCCCCCACCGGTCGGAGGCGGGGCCGGTGGCGAGCTGGCCGAGACCCCATACGGCGGGGTAGAGGGCTGCGAGGGCGCCGATTTGGGTCAGCGATAGCCCGGCGGCGGCGAACAGCAGAGGGAACAGTCCCCACGCCAGGCCGTCGTTGAGGTTGTTGACCATACCGGCCTGGCTGGCCGAGGAGAGGGCCGGCTCGCGCCAGCTGACCAGCGCGAACACGCTGCGGGTGGACAGATCCCCGCCGCCACTGGCGTGGGTACTGGCTTCGTGCCGGGCATGGTCACGGGTTTCGCGGACGAAGATCAGGGAGAGGCCCAGTCCGAGGGCGACGTAGGCGGCGGTGAGCAGGAACGGCGCCGGACGCATCCCGTGCTGCGCGGCGAGGGCGCCGGTGGCCATTGCGGTGGCCGCGACGGCGAGGTAGCCGGCGGCTTCGTTCAATCCCATGGCGAGGCCGCGGCGTTCCGGGCCGGCGAGGTCGATTTTCATGATGACGGTGGTGGACCAGGCCAGGCCTTGGTTGATGCCGAGAAGCACGTTCGCGGCGATGATCCAGCCCCAGCTCGGGGCCCAGATCAGCATGGCGGGGATGGGGATGGCGACCAGCCAGCCTGCGATCAGGACAGGTTTGCGTCCATAGCGGTCGGCGAGGGTGCCGGCGAAGAAGTTGGTGGCGGCTTTGGTGATGCCGAACGCCAGGATGTAGGTGAGTGCCGCGGTGTAGCCGTCGAGGTGGAACTCCTGCTCGGCGAGTGGGGTGAGCACGGTGCGTTCGGAGCCGAGGACGCCGCCGACGAGGGCGTTGACGACGACGAGCAGGGTGAACTGGGCGGCGTTGACGGCGAGACCGAGTCGTGGGCCGTCGGTGGCCGGGGCGGTCATCGTCCCTTCCGCAAGGTGTTGCCGGTGGCGGCGGCCCAGTCGGCGGGGCCCCCGACGAGCACGCCGAGGTCGTGGTGGCCGGCGCGTTCGAGCAGGGTGGCGGCGGTCATGGCGCGTTCGCCGTGGCCGCACATCACGACGGTGGGGCCGTCCGGTGCGGCGGCAGAGGTGGGCAGGTCGCCGAGTTCGATGTGGGTCGCGGTGGGCAGGTGCCCGGCTGTGTATTCGTTGTCCTGGCGGATGTCGAGAACCTGGGCGTCGACGCGATCGGGGGTGACCAGCTGGGTGGTGGTGACCTGGCCGGTCCAGGCGTCCATGCCGCCGGTGAGTTCTCCTGCGATGTGCTCGACACCGATGTTCAAGGCCGGCCAGAGGACGTCGGCGGGGTCCTGGTCGCGGTTGCGGACGACGATGATCGGAGCGTCACGGCCGACGATCCAGCCGAGCCAGGTCGCGAACTGTGCGCGCAGCGGAATCGCGACGGCACCCGGGATGTGTCCAGCGGCGACGTCGGCAACGGGGCGGACGTCGACGACGGTCGCGCCGTCGGCCAGCATCCGTTTCACCTGTTCAGTGGTCAGAGGGGGCAGTTGCGGCTGGTTGTCGAGTACGGCGGGGCCCTGCCGGTTGACCTCGGCCAGCCACCGGAAGTAGGCCGGGTAGGAGCCCAGCGAGGCGAGGAGCCGCTCGGCGAAGGTGTCGGCGTCGGGTGCGCTCAGCAGCGGGTTGCCTGACTTCTCGGCACCGATCGTGGAGGTTCGTGCCGTACCGGGAGGTGCCGAGCAGAACGAGCCGGCGCCGTGCGTGGGCCACACCTGCGTGCTGTCGGGCAGTTCGGTGAGCCGGCGTAGGGAGGCGTACTGGGCGTGGGCGAGCTCCACGGCACGGTCGTCACCGAGCAGATCGGTACGAGCGGCCGAGCCGACGATCAGGGAGCCACCGGTGAACACACCCACCGGACTCGCGCCGTCAAGGAGCAGAAACGACAGATGCTCGTCGGTGTGCCCTGGTGTGGCGATCGCGCGCAGGGTGAGGCCGCCGAGGTCCACCTCGTCGCCGTCGGCCAGGCCACGGTGCTCGAAGGCGCGCGCTCCGGCCGCCGAGGCGAGGATCTGCGCCCGGTCGGTCGCGGCCAGCTGCACCGCGCCCGACAGGAAGTCGGCATGCAGATGGGTGTCGGCGGCCCAGGCGACTTTCAGTCCGCGCCGTTCGACTGCGGCGCGCATGACGCGCAGGTCACGAGGGGCGTCCACGGCCAGGGCGCGGCCGTCGCCGACATCGAGCAGGTAGGCGCTGTTCCCCAGTCCTTCGTCGATCAGGGGCACCAGGTGCATGACACCCTCTTTCTCGTGTGGTGGGCTGACCCTCATTCTCCTACACTATTCCATGAAACTTTGGAGGATGGTACCGTGGGTGATCCAACCGGCAAGGCCGAGTTGTTCGACGCTCTTGCCCGCGTCGGGAAGGCGCTGGGCAGCGGGAAGCGACTGGAGCTGCTGGACCTGCTCGCTCAAGGCGAACGCAGCGTCGAGCGTCTCGCCACCGCGGCCGGTCTCGGCCTGACCACCTGCTCGGCCCACCTGCAGACGCTGCGGCAGGCGGGCCTGGTCACGACCCGCCGCGACGGCACGAAGATCCACTACCGGCTGGCGGGGCCGGACGTCGCCGCCCTCTACGCGCTGCTCCGTGACGTCGCCGGCGCCCGCAACGCTGAGGCGGCTGCCGCCCGCGACGCCTACCTCGGCCTGGGCGACACCGAAGCCGTCGACCGCGACGAACTGCGCCGCCGCCTCGCCACCGGAGCGGTGATCGCGGTGGACGTCCGTCCGGCGGAGGAGTACGCCGCCGGGCATATCCCCGGCGCGGTCTCCATCCCCCTGGACCAGCTCGCCGACCGGATCACCGACCTACCCGCCGACATCGAGGTGGTCGCCTACTGCCGCGGCGCCTACTGCGTGTTCGCCCACGAGGCGGTCCGGCTACTCACCGCCCACGGCCGCCACGCGGTACGACTGGCCGACGGGATGCTCGAATGGCGCCGCGACCAACTGCCGATCGCAGCATGACCCCGATCGTCCTCGACGGCGGCGACCGCCGCTGCGTCCTGCTCCTGCTCGAACTGCGCCGACTGACCACCACCGTGCCTAGCGGCGCGCTCATCCGTCTGATCGCCAGCGACCCGGCCGCGCCGCTGGATCTGCCGGCCTGGTGCCACCTGACCGGCCACGCCTACCTCGGCCCCGTGCCCGGCGAGCACCCCACATACGCGGTGCAGGTGGCCGACGTTACCGCGCTCACCGATCCACAGTCCCCGTGGCGACCTGCGCCAACCGGCCCATGACCAGGTCCATGCTCGCCACGAACTGCCGCACCTGCTCGTCCGGTAGCCCGGCGAAGAGATAGGCCGAATGCCGCTCGTACTCGGCGGCCAGCCTGGCGGTCACCGACCTGCCCTGATCCGTCAGCTGCACCAGCAGCGCCCGCCGGTCCTCCGGATGCGCCACCCGCCGCACGAACCCGGACTGCTCGAGGCCATCGACCAGCGCCGTGACGTTGCGCGCCGTCACCCCGATCGCCCGCGCCAGCGCCCGCTGCGTCTGCGGCCCGTTACGGTGCACCAGCCACACCACCGAGGCCCGGGGACGGCTCAACCCGTGCGCCGTCAGCCCGGCTTCCATGTAGTGCTGCACCGACGTCGCGAACGCGAACACCCGCTCCAGGACGGCCGGGAAGTCCGAGCACGCCTCCGGGCTAGTATTGTGTATGCCATTCACTATGTATAGCCTCCCGGGCAAGGATAGTGGCCACACCGGTTGGAGGCGACCGATGCGACATCCGATCTTCGCCCGCGTCTACGAACTGATCAGCGTGCAGATGGACCGGGCCGGAGCCGCCGAACACCGCCGCGCACTGACCGAGGGTCTGCACGGTCGGGTGATCGAGATCGGTGCCGGCAACGGCCGCATGTTCGCCCACTACCCACCCACGGTCACCGACGTCCTCGCCGTCGAGCCCGAACCCCGGCTCCGCGCTACCGCGCATGCCGCCGCGCGATCCGCGCCGGTGCCGATCCGGGTCGTCGACGGCCTCTCCGAGGCGCTACCCGCAAGCGACAGCGAGTTCGACGCCGCCGTCACCGCCCTCGTACTCTGTACCGTCCCCGACCAGCCGACCGCCTTCGCCGAGATCTACCGAGTGCTCCGGCCCGGCGGCCAGCTGCTGTTCCTCGAACACGTCCTCGCCGAACCCGGCAACCTGCGCCGCGCCCAGAGGATCGCCGACGTCACGCTATGGCCGCGCCTGTTCGGCGGCTGCCACACCGGCCGCGACACCCTCGCGGCCATCACCGCCGCCGGATTCATCCTTGGCGAGGTTCACCGGTTCCGGTTCCCGCCGAACGGCCCCACGACCCCTGCGTCCCCGCACATCCGCGGTAGCGCCACCCGTCCCTCCAGGGAGATGTCACGATGAGCCAGGCCGAAGTGACCGTCTACAGCCGGCCCGGCTGCCCGTACTGCTACCTCCTGCGTCGCGGACTGCGGCGCAGGGGCGTCACCTTCACCGAGATTGACATCTGGCAACAGCCGGAAGCCGCTGCTGCGGTACGCGCCGTCGCCGACGGCAACGAGACCGTGCCCACCGTGCACGTCGCCGGCCGATGGCTGGTCAACCCCCGCGCCGCACACGTGCAGCGCCTCGCCAACAACGGAAAGTAGGGCGCGGCTTCGCAAACCGGTGCGCCAGCCGCCGATCGTGAGTTCTCGTAGCGAGCATCCCGACCTGCGGTCTGCCACGACAACCTCCTCCTCTACACCATCCGCTTGACACCATCGTCGGTAAGTCGTAACTTACCGTTCGTGGTAACTTACCAAGCAGGCGACGGTTGGGGCGTTCTAGCGGATCCGTCCAGACGCTCCATCGTCACGTGCCTGGCCGAACGGCCGCGGGCCGTCGGTGAACTCGCCGACGAACTGCCGATCAGCCGGCCCGCGGTGTCTCAGCATCTGAAGGTGCTCAAGGACGCCGGCCTGGTCACCGACGAAGCGGCTGGCACCCGCCGGGTCTACCGGCTCAACCCAGCCGGCGTGGCCGCGTTACGAGATCAGCTGGACACCTTCTGGAACCGCGCGCTGAGCGGCTACCAGGACGTCGCCGAACAACCGATCACAGACCGACCATCGAGCGAGGAGAAATCGTGACAGAGGCAACCGCCGTAGTGATACAGCGTCAGATCGTCATCGAGGCGCCGGTCGAGCGCGCCTTCACCGTGTTCACCGAGCGATTCGGCGACTTCAAGCCGCCGGAACACAACCTGCTCGGTGCGCCGATCGCCGCAACCGTCTTCGAACCGAAAATCGGCGGTTACATCTATGATCGCGCCGCCGACGGCGCCGAATGCCGCTGGGCCCGCGTGCTCGCCTACGAGCCCCCCGACCGGGTCGTGTTCAGCTGGGACATCAGCCCGCAATGGCAGGTCGAGACCGACCCCGACAACACGAGCGAGGTCGAAGTCCGATTCATCGCCGAAACCCCACACCGCACCCGCGTCGAACTCGAACACCGCCACCTCGACCGACACGGCCCCGGCTGGAAGTCCATGCGTGACGGCGTCGCCCACGACGAAGGATGGCCCCTCTACCTACAGCGCTACTCGGACCTGTTCACCCAGGCCACCTGACGGCCGCCGATCACCATCAGCACCGACGTCGACCGCCCGACCGAAGGCGTTCGCCCACGCCACTGACCCAACCCGCCTGCACGAATGGCCGAAGGGCGTCGTTTACGGGCATCTGCAATCGCAGGTGACCCGAACCGGGATGCGGTCCGCCGCACCACCCCCGACGCATCGGCGGCGCCGTCGGCCCAGGCTGGCTGCCACGGCTCCGTCAGGATGAACCGTCGGGGCGGCCCTCAGCCGGAGGTCACTTCGGGTCTGCCCCACAGCAGGAGCAGCCGGGAGCGCCCAGGCCGGCGCTGCGGCTGGCCCAGGATTCCGACCTGAGGCGTGCCGGTCTGCCGGCGGCAGGGGTCAAGTTGCCTGCCTGCGTCGAGGTTGGCTGTCGACGACTCACGTTTGTCAGTACGCTCGCCGTCGTGGTGGATGCGGCAGCGGTCGAGGAAGCGTTGGGCGTGCTGGCGGTGCGGTTGGTGACCCCGGTGGATCTGATCACCATCCACCGCGACAAGATGGACGAGGCGAGGCGGAACTCCCGGTACCGGAGCATGAGGTACGGGGCGTTCCTGTTGACGTACGGGCCGTTCGAGATGTTCTTCAACCAGGTGATCGGCGCGCACGGCGGCCCCCGGCAGAACACGCCGGCGACCATGGAACGGCTACGGCAGCGGTTCGGCCAGCACCTCGGCACGCCGGATGTCACCGGCCAGTGGCGGGCCCGGGTCCGTGCGCAGCCCGAGCCGGGTCGCGGTGGTCGCTGGCTCTGGACCACCATCGAGACGCAGCGCCTCGACCACTACCTACGCGACGCCAAGGCCGTCCGGAACCGGCTCGCGCACGGCGACGACCCGCAGACCGCGCCGAATGATTCCGGGACGCTGTATGACCGCAAGGACGGCAAGACGTCGATCACGCTGATGTGGGTCGAGGGCTTCGTACAGGCCGTACAGGACTTGGCCACGATCACCGCCCTCGAACTCACCGGAGACACCACCTTGATCCCGGACTGGCCGGTCCCACCCCGTACCGAGGTCAGCGCAAACCCGCCCGCGCCGCCTTGGGCGGCGACCCCGTAGCGGCACCCTCTCCGATCGCTATCGCTCGGCGATTGGCGCACTGGCCATCGGGGCACTGGCGGTGATCCGTGGGTGCTCGGACGTCGGGGAACTCACACGGACGCACCCGGACGTAGCCGGATTCGCGGCTTCCATCAGCCGAACCAAGACAACCATAAATATCGATCGAGGCGGTGCGCGGGGCTAGGACCTGGGGGGCGGATGCACCGGGACGGGGCCGGACTGAGTGGGTTGCATTCGGACGCCTCCTTGGTTGCAGTCGATCCTGAAGGAGACTGCTTCTCCAGCTACGGATCAGAAGGTTAGGGGTTCGAGTCCCTTCGGGCGCACAAGATCAGAAGGGGTCTGACCTGCCCGAACGACAGTCAGGCCCCTTTGCTTTTCCGTCCCTTGTGGTCGGCTGAGTGCTCGGTGGGTGCTCGTGCGACGAGCATCCCTCACGTCCGGCCCTGTCCAGTGGGCAGGTGCTTTGTCCGGATGGGTTTGATCATGGTTTAGGGTGTCGACCCTGACGCCCGGATCCTGGGACGGCTTTTTGTTCGGCGGTCTGCAACGCAATACAGGCTGGTTCGGCGGTACCTCCAGCTGTTCATGGTGGGGCTGGTGTCAGGGCAATCCCTTCCGGCCGTCTTCGGTTGGTGTCACGTTGCCGTGAGGGATGCGTAGCGAGCGGTGATCGACGCCTCCGATGACCGTGGAGGGGATCTTCGTCGATCCTGTTGCGCCGGAGGGGGATCCCGCCGAACCTGGCGACCAGTGGGTTCCTGCCCTGCCGTTCGATCCTGGCTTCGAAGCAGGTCCGCAGGCCGTGTGGTGTCTGGATTTTGGCCCGGTGACGGGCGGTCATCTTCGACACCGACGAGCGGTGCTTCGCGGCGAGGGTTCGTAGCATCGAGGTACGCATGGCCCCTTCGAGCCGGCTCAGTCGGTAGACGTTGCCGGTGAGCAGGTAGTACTGGACGAGTCCCCGATACTGTGCCCCGAACGTCGCGACGATGGTGTGGTCGCTCTGATTGATCAGTTCGGGGCACTCCGGCTGAGGTGCCCGCCACCTCAGGGCAGCGGAACGACGTAGGAGTCGATGCGGGCGATAAGCCCGTCCCGGAACGTGAACAGATCGTTGAAGGCGAAGCGGAGCGGTCCGTGGTCGATGCTGACGCCGAGGCCCTCACCCGTAGTGACGACGACCGGGCCGTCCTCGTGGACACGCTGGACGTCGAGCTTGGGGCTGCCGGTGAACGCCGGATTTTCGATCTCGCCGTCGAACTCCGCGTTGCCGCGGGTGGTCCGGTGGCCGTGGATGACCCACTCGACGTCGTCGGTGAGGGTTGCCAAGATTCGCGGGTGATCGCTCGTCCGGAATCCTTCGAAGTACTCCGCGACGAGGTCGCGCTGGGTCGTCTGAGTCATGGTGTTCTCCGTCTTTGTGGTGTCAGTGCTGCAGGTGTGCTGCGAGGGCGTCGAGGATCGAGGCGAGCCCATCGATGGCCTGGGCCGTCTGGAGTTCAGGCGGAAGCCGGCGCTGGTGGACCGTGAGGTCCGTGCCGTCGCCGGCGGGATGGACGGTGACGGTTGTGCGGAGGCCGGTGACGGGCTCGTCGAACACGAGTTCGTGCGGTGCGGCGATGCTCACGTAGACGAACCGGAGCCGGCGGGTCGCGCCGTCGGGCGCGCGGGTGTCGACTGTGAACTCTCCGCCGGGACGCAGATCGACGGTCACGGACTCCGGAGGCACAGCGGCGTGCGAACCGCCCCAGAACACCGCGATGCTTGCCGGCGAGGTGAAGGCGGCCCAGACGCGTTCGGGATCCGCTGGAAGGTAGCGCTTGGCGATCAGTTCGTCGCCGTGGAGCTCTGCGTTGGTGGTCAACGGACTGCGTTGCCGTCGGTGAGGTGCTGCTCGAGGGCGTTGAGCCGGTCGTCCCACGCGCGGCGCTGGTCGTCTATCCAGGTGCCGAGCGACGACAGCTGATCGACCCTCAGTCGGCAGGGGCGTCTGGTGCCCTCGCGTCGCTGCTCGACTAGGCCGCACTTCCTGAGCACACCGACGTGGTGGGAGATCGCCTGTGGGGTCAGGTCGAACGGCTCAGCGAGTTCTCCCACCGTGGCGTCACTTCGCGCGAGGCGAGTCACCAAGGCGCGACGGACGGGGTCACCGAGGGCGGCGAAGGCCAAGTCGAGGTCAGGGCTGGATGCCGCAAGCAAGGAAGGCATAGCTCCACTTTAATGCAAATAACCATTTGCGCAAGCGCCTGCTTGCAAGTGGGGTTGCGCCACGTACCAAGTGATCCCCATCCCAGTCGAGCTGGGGTCGTCGGTGCTTCACACGGCGGGGACCGATCCAGCCCCGGACCGCGCGACCACGACCTGGACCCAGTTCCTGCGGTCACAGGCCGAGGCGCTCCTGGCCGCCGGATCCGGATCCTCGGCGCGACCGCGCACCCCACTGCAGCCTGGGTGTCCCAGGCCGCCCGCAATCTGGTCATGGACCTCGAAGACACCGGCTGCCGGGTGAAGTACCTGATCCGCGACCGGGACGGCAAGTACCCGGCCCTGTTCGACACGATCATGGCCGACGCCGGCATCACCGTGGTACGCACCGGTGTCCAGGTTCCTCGGATGAACGCGATCATGGAGCGCTGGATCCGGACCTGCCGGCGCGAACTCCTCGACCGGACCTTGATCCTCAACCAGCGGCACCTGCTGCACGCGTTGCGCCAGTACGAGACGTTCTACAACGAACACCGCCCGCATCAGAGCATCGCCAACGCCCGACCACTCGGCCCACTACCCGAACCGATCACCGACCCCGACCGGCTCGCCCACCTGAACATCCACCGACGCGACCGCCTCGGCGGCATCCTCCACGAGTACGAGCATGCCGCCTGAGCTGCCCGGATGTCATTCTCGGCAGGTACAGGGGCAGAGGCCAAGGACTCAGCCTTCCAGGTAGGCGAGTACCGCCAGGATGCGGCGGTTGTCGTCCTCGGAGGGCTTGAGACCGAGCTTGGTGAAGATGCTGTTGCTGTGTTTGCTGACGGTCTTCTCGGTGACGAACATCCGGGCGGCGATCGCAGCGTTCGAGCGGCCCTGCGCCATCAGGGTGAGGACCTCATGCTCGCGTGGGCTCAGCTCCAGGAGCTTAGGGTCGGTGGAGCGGTGGGTGAGTAGCGCACTCACCACGTCGGGGTCCATAACGGTGCTGCCGGTAGCGACCTGCCGGACACTGGCGACGAATTGGTCGACGTCCGTAACCCGGTCCTTCAACAGGTAGCCCACCGCGCCCGCGCGATCCGACATCAGCTCCCTGGCGTAGATCTGCTCGACATACTGCGAGAGCACCATGATGGGCAGCCCTGGAATCTGGCGGCGGGCCTCGATCGCGGAACGCAGCCCCTCGTCGGTGAAGGTCGGCGGCAACCGCACGTCGACGATGGCGACGTCGGGGCGGTGCGTCGTCAGCGACCGGATCAGCGCGGGACCGTTGTCAACGGCTTCCACGACCTCGAATGAATTGGCCCGCAGGATCCTGATCAGGCCCTCGCGGAGCAGGGCGAGATCCTCGGCTATCACGATACGCACGGCAGCGACATCCTCACCTCGGTAGGTCCGCCCGGCGGGCTGTCAACGGTCAGCGTGCCGTCGAGGGCCGCCAGGCGACGGACGATGCCACGCAGGCCGGTGCCGGAATCGATCGAAGCACCCCCACGGCCGTCGTCGGACACCAGCATCGTCAGTTCCCCGGCAACGCCGCCCCGGTGGGGTGCGAACTCCACGGTGATCCGGATCTGCTGGGCCTGGGCGTGCTTGATGGCGTTCGACAAGGCTTCGGCGACGGCGAAGTAGGCCGCGGACTCGATCGGGGCCGGCAGCCGTCCGGGTAGGCGGGTCACCACCGTGGTCGGGATCGGATTGACCAGGGCCAAGGCCTTGAGTGCGCCCTCCAGGCCACGGTCCGCCAGTACCGGCGGATGGATGCCTCGTACCAGGTCGCGCAGTTCGGTCAGGGCGCTGGAGGTCGACTCGCGGGCCTCGGCCAGCAGCTGCTGGACGGCCTGCGGATCCTTGGGCAGTAACTGTTCGGCCAAGCCCAGGCTCATACCCAGCGACACCAGCCGGGCCTGCGCGCCGTCGTGCAGGTCGCGTTCGATTCGGCGCAGTTCACCGGCCTGGGTGTCGACGCTCTCAGCTCGCGAGGTCGCCAACTGTTGGACGCGGGCGCGCAGGCGCGCCTGTTC is a genomic window of Micromonospora tarapacensis containing:
- a CDS encoding MFS transporter, with product MTAPATDGPRLGLAVNAAQFTLLVVVNALVGGVLGSERTVLTPLAEQEFHLDGYTAALTYILAFGITKAATNFFAGTLADRYGRKPVLIAGWLVAIPIPAMLIWAPSWGWIIAANVLLGINQGLAWSTTVIMKIDLAGPERRGLAMGLNEAAGYLAVAATAMATGALAAQHGMRPAPFLLTAAYVALGLGLSLIFVRETRDHARHEASTHASGGGDLSTRSVFALVSWREPALSSASQAGMVNNLNDGLAWGLFPLLFAAAGLSLTQIGALAALYPAVWGLGQLATGPASDRWGRKPFIVAGMLAQAAALATIAVADSFTVWALAAVLLGAGTAAVYPTLLATISDAAHPRWRARAVGVYRLWRDGGFAVGALLAGIVADLAGIRAAVWTVAALTAASGLLVGARMYETHPRNKEPTPT
- a CDS encoding MBL fold metallo-hydrolase; this encodes MHLVPLIDEGLGNSAYLLDVGDGRALAVDAPRDLRVMRAAVERRGLKVAWAADTHLHADFLSGAVQLAATDRAQILASAAGARAFEHRGLADGDEVDLGGLTLRAIATPGHTDEHLSFLLLDGASPVGVFTGGSLIVGSAARTDLLGDDRAVELAHAQYASLRRLTELPDSTQVWPTHGAGSFCSAPPGTARTSTIGAEKSGNPLLSAPDADTFAERLLASLGSYPAYFRWLAEVNRQGPAVLDNQPQLPPLTTEQVKRMLADGATVVDVRPVADVAAGHIPGAVAIPLRAQFATWLGWIVGRDAPIIVVRNRDQDPADVLWPALNIGVEHIAGELTGGMDAWTGQVTTTQLVTPDRVDAQVLDIRQDNEYTAGHLPTATHIELGDLPTSAAAPDGPTVVMCGHGERAMTAATLLERAGHHDLGVLVGGPADWAAATGNTLRKGR
- a CDS encoding ArsR/SmtB family transcription factor; the encoded protein is MGDPTGKAELFDALARVGKALGSGKRLELLDLLAQGERSVERLATAAGLGLTTCSAHLQTLRQAGLVTTRRDGTKIHYRLAGPDVAALYALLRDVAGARNAEAAAARDAYLGLGDTEAVDRDELRRRLATGAVIAVDVRPAEEYAAGHIPGAVSIPLDQLADRITDLPADIEVVAYCRGAYCVFAHEAVRLLTAHGRHAVRLADGMLEWRRDQLPIAA
- a CDS encoding sulfurtransferase TusA family protein; amino-acid sequence: MTPIVLDGGDRRCVLLLLELRRLTTTVPSGALIRLIASDPAAPLDLPAWCHLTGHAYLGPVPGEHPTYAVQVADVTALTDPQSPWRPAPTGP
- a CDS encoding MarR family winged helix-turn-helix transcriptional regulator; translation: MNGIHNTSPEACSDFPAVLERVFAFATSVQHYMEAGLTAHGLSRPRASVVWLVHRNGPQTQRALARAIGVTARNVTALVDGLEQSGFVRRVAHPEDRRALLVQLTDQGRSVTARLAAEYERHSAYLFAGLPDEQVRQFVASMDLVMGRLAQVATGTVDR
- a CDS encoding class I SAM-dependent methyltransferase, translating into MRHPIFARVYELISVQMDRAGAAEHRRALTEGLHGRVIEIGAGNGRMFAHYPPTVTDVLAVEPEPRLRATAHAAARSAPVPIRVVDGLSEALPASDSEFDAAVTALVLCTVPDQPTAFAEIYRVLRPGGQLLFLEHVLAEPGNLRRAQRIADVTLWPRLFGGCHTGRDTLAAITAAGFILGEVHRFRFPPNGPTTPASPHIRGSATRPSREMSR
- a CDS encoding glutaredoxin family protein translates to MSQAEVTVYSRPGCPYCYLLRRGLRRRGVTFTEIDIWQQPEAAAAVRAVADGNETVPTVHVAGRWLVNPRAAHVQRLANNGK
- a CDS encoding ArsR/SmtB family transcription factor; this translates as MVTYQAGDGWGVLADPSRRSIVTCLAERPRAVGELADELPISRPAVSQHLKVLKDAGLVTDEAAGTRRVYRLNPAGVAALRDQLDTFWNRALSGYQDVAEQPITDRPSSEEKS
- a CDS encoding SRPBCC family protein — protein: MTEATAVVIQRQIVIEAPVERAFTVFTERFGDFKPPEHNLLGAPIAATVFEPKIGGYIYDRAADGAECRWARVLAYEPPDRVVFSWDISPQWQVETDPDNTSEVEVRFIAETPHRTRVELEHRHLDRHGPGWKSMRDGVAHDEGWPLYLQRYSDLFTQAT
- a CDS encoding group II intron reverse transcriptase/maturase; this encodes MRWRAPQPECPELINQSDHTIVATFGAQYRGLVQYYLLTGNVYRLSRLEGAMRTSMLRTLAAKHRSSVSKMTARHRAKIQTPHGLRTCFEARIERQGRNPLVARFGGIPLRRNRIDEDPLHGHRRRRSPLATHPSRQRDTNRRRPEGIALTPAPP
- a CDS encoding nuclear transport factor 2 family protein, with product MTQTTQRDLVAEYFEGFRTSDHPRILATLTDDVEWVIHGHRTTRGNAEFDGEIENPAFTGSPKLDVQRVHEDGPVVVTTGEGLGVSIDHGPLRFAFNDLFTFRDGLIARIDSYVVPLP
- a CDS encoding SRPBCC family protein, whose product is MTTNAELHGDELIAKRYLPADPERVWAAFTSPASIAVFWGGSHAAVPPESVTVDLRPGGEFTVDTRAPDGATRRLRFVYVSIAAPHELVFDEPVTGLRTTVTVHPAGDGTDLTVHQRRLPPELQTAQAIDGLASILDALAAHLQH
- a CDS encoding ArsR/SmtB family transcription factor translates to MPSLLAASSPDLDLAFAALGDPVRRALVTRLARSDATVGELAEPFDLTPQAISHHVGVLRKCGLVEQRREGTRRPCRLRVDQLSSLGTWIDDQRRAWDDRLNALEQHLTDGNAVR
- a CDS encoding transposase; protein product: MDLEDTGCRVKYLIRDRDGKYPALFDTIMADAGITVVRTGVQVPRMNAIMERWIRTCRRELLDRTLILNQRHLLHALRQYETFYNEHRPHQSIANARPLGPLPEPITDPDRLAHLNIHRRDRLGGILHEYEHAA
- a CDS encoding response regulator transcription factor gives rise to the protein MRIVIAEDLALLREGLIRILRANSFEVVEAVDNGPALIRSLTTHRPDVAIVDVRLPPTFTDEGLRSAIEARRQIPGLPIMVLSQYVEQIYARELMSDRAGAVGYLLKDRVTDVDQFVASVRQVATGSTVMDPDVVSALLTHRSTDPKLLELSPREHEVLTLMAQGRSNAAIAARMFVTEKTVSKHSNSIFTKLGLKPSEDDNRRILAVLAYLEG